One genomic region from Lates calcarifer isolate ASB-BC8 linkage group LG10, TLL_Latcal_v3, whole genome shotgun sequence encodes:
- the znf710a gene encoding zinc finger protein 710a isoform X2, with protein MRSLKHLKHHSRNNVEEESSRLVRAYPKMTEGQVDVGTQTEPVVVLSLAQAAVLGLISQNEIFGATIAPNGFYTGEPRECHPPPPEAMEYEYADQLIGANGDYLAEPAGEPEPQPHCSERRRPGPRGRTKRPRTDGELESHPHKVPSPQAQVKGERLESDTPPSCIHMNSRRSPGKSDEPVTQQGSLKEEQACGNCASCVRDTPRPQTDGQPEQEHEESTGRDRERKEEELVVAEEEEEEALNLKTGGDTGSPLENRYYESNEVAYESGDMSLPGEYEENGQAMLWSDPEGLARRMQIDRLDINVQIDESYCVDVGEGLKRWKCRMCEKSYTSKYNLVTHILGHNGIKPHECLHCGKLFKQPSHLQTHLLTHQGTRPHKCTVCEKAFTQTSHLKRHMLQHSDVKPYSCRFCGRGFAYPSELRTHENKHENGQCHVCTQCGLEFPTYAHLKRHLTSHQGPTTYQCTECHKSFAYRSQLQNHLMKHQNVRPYVCPECGMEFVQIHHLRQHALTHKGMKEFKCDVCAREFTLSANLKRHMLIHASVRPFQCHVCFKTFVQKQTLKTHMIVHLPVKPFKCKVCGKSFNRMYNLLGHMHLHAGSKPFKCPYCTSKFNLKGNLSRHMKVKHGIMDASIDGQEPPQETEGQEDYEEESFEFSERENRANNNNTPDIAKLSQMEYYSTYGKGAGRFSTA; from the exons ATGAGATCCCTGAAACACCTCAAACATCACTCCAGGAACAATGTG gaggaggagagtagCCGCTTGGTGCGAGCCTACCCCAAGATGACTGAGGGCCAAGTGGATGTGGGCACGCAGACGGAGCCTGTGGTGGTGCTATCTCTGGCTCAGGCAGCTGTTCTTGGCCTCATCTCCCAGAATGAAATCTTTGGGGCCACCATTGCTCCAAATGGCTTTTACACTGGGGAGCCCAGAGAGTGCCACCCTCCTCCACCTGAAGCAATGGAGTATGAGTACGCTGACCAGCTGATAGGGGCCAACGGGGACTACCTGGCTGAGCCTGCAGGGGAGCCGGAGCCCCAGCCCCACTGCAGTGAAAGGAGGCGGCCCGGGCCCCGTGGGAGGACCAAAAGGCCGAGGACCGATGGAGAATTAGAGAGTCACCCACACAAAGTACCAAGTCCACAGGCACAGGTTAAAGGTGAAAGACTCGAGTCTGATACCCCTCCTTCCTGCATTCATATGAACAGCAGGCGCAGTCCTGGCAAGTCTGATGAGCCAGTGACCCAACAAGGGTCTCTGAAAGAGGAGCAGGCCTGTGGAAACTGTGCCTCATGTGTGAGAGATACGCCCAGGCCTCAAACAGACGGACAGCCAGAACAGGAACATGAAGAAAGcactggcagagacagagagaggaaggaagaagagcTGGTGgtggcagaagaagaagaggaagaagcacTAAACCTCAAGACCGGTGGAGACACTGGCAGTCCTCTGGAGAACCGCTATTATGAGTCCAATGAGGTGGCCTATGAGTCTGGTGACATGTCCCTGCCAGGAGAGTATGAAGAGAATGGCCAGGCCATGCTGTGGTCAGACCCAGAGGGTCTCGCCAGGCGAATGCAGATTGACCGGCTGGACATCAACGTACAGATTGATGAGTCTTACTGTGTAGATGTGGGAGAGGGCCTGAAACGCTGGAAGTGCCGCATGTGTGAGAAGTCGTACACATCCAAATACAACCTTGTCACTCATATCCTGGGGCATAATGGAATTAAGCCCCATGAATGTCTACACTGTGGAAAGCTCTTCAAGCAGCCGAGCCACCTACAGACTCACCTGCTCACCCACCAGGGAACCCGACCTCACAAGTGCACTGTTTGTGAGAAGGCCTTCACGCAGACCAGCCACCTCAAGAGGCACATGCTGCAGCATTCAGACGTCAAGCCCTACAGCTGTCGCTTCTGCGGCCGTGGCTTCGCCTACCCCAGCGAGCTGAGGACCCACGAGAACAAACATGAGAACGGCCAGTGCCACGTCTGCACCCAGTGTGGTCTGGAGTTCCCAACCTACGCGCACCTGAAGCGCCACCTGACCAGCCACCAGGGCCCCACCACATACCAGTGTACAGAGTGCCACAAGTCCTTCGCTTACCGCAGCCAGCTCCAGAACCACTTGATGAAGCACCAGAACGTGCGGCCCTACGTTTGCCCCGAGTGTGGCATGGAGTTTGTGCAGATCCACCATCTCCGGCAGCACGCCCTCACTCACAAG ggTATGAAAGAATTCAAGTGTGACGTCTGTGCCAGAGAGTTCACCCTGTCTGCCAACCTGAAGAGACACATGTTGATCCATGCCAGCGTGAGGCCCTTCCAATGCCACGTCTGCTTCAAGACCTTTGTCCAGAAGCAGACCCTAAAAACGCACATGATTGTCCACCTGCCGGTCAAGCCTTTCAAATGCAAG GTGTGCGGAAAGTCGTTCAACAGAATGTACAACCTCCTCGGCCACATGCACCTCCATGCCGGCAGCAAGCCCTTCAAGTGTCCTTACTGCACCAGCAAGTTCAACCTGAAGGGCAACCTCAGCCGGCACATGAAGGTCAAACACGGCATCATGGACGCCTCAATAGACGGACAAG AACCCCCCCAAGAAACAGAAGGCCAGGAGGACTACGAGGAGGAAAGCTTTGAATTCAGCGAGCGAGAAAACCGggctaacaacaacaacacaccagACATTGCTAAACTATCTCAAATGGAGTATTACAGCACCTATGGGAAGGGCGCAGGGCGCTTCAGCACTGCATGA
- the znf710a gene encoding zinc finger protein 710a isoform X1 produces the protein MRSLKHLKHHSRNNVEEESSRLVRAYPKMTEGQVDVGTQTEPVVVLSLAQAAVLGLISQNEIFGATIAPNGFYTGEPRECHPPPPEAMEYEYADQLIGANGDYLAEPAGEPEPQPHCSERRRPGPRGRTKRPRTDGELESHPHKVPSPQAQVKGERLESDTPPSCIHMNSRRSPGKSDEPVTQQGSLKEEQACGNCASCVRDTPRPQTDGQPEQEHEESTGRDRERKEEELVVAEEEEEEALNLKTGGDTGSPLENRYYESNEVAYESGDMSLPGEYEENGQAMLWSDPEGLARRMQIDRLDINVQIDESYCVDVGEGLKRWKCRMCEKSYTSKYNLVTHILGHNGIKPHECLHCGKLFKQPSHLQTHLLTHQGTRPHKCTVCEKAFTQTSHLKRHMLQHSDVKPYSCRFCGRGFAYPSELRTHENKHENGQCHVCTQCGLEFPTYAHLKRHLTSHQGPTTYQCTECHKSFAYRSQLQNHLMKHQNVRPYVCPECGMEFVQIHHLRQHALTHKVLAAHALALKGMKEFKCDVCAREFTLSANLKRHMLIHASVRPFQCHVCFKTFVQKQTLKTHMIVHLPVKPFKCKVCGKSFNRMYNLLGHMHLHAGSKPFKCPYCTSKFNLKGNLSRHMKVKHGIMDASIDGQEPPQETEGQEDYEEESFEFSERENRANNNNTPDIAKLSQMEYYSTYGKGAGRFSTA, from the exons ATGAGATCCCTGAAACACCTCAAACATCACTCCAGGAACAATGTG gaggaggagagtagCCGCTTGGTGCGAGCCTACCCCAAGATGACTGAGGGCCAAGTGGATGTGGGCACGCAGACGGAGCCTGTGGTGGTGCTATCTCTGGCTCAGGCAGCTGTTCTTGGCCTCATCTCCCAGAATGAAATCTTTGGGGCCACCATTGCTCCAAATGGCTTTTACACTGGGGAGCCCAGAGAGTGCCACCCTCCTCCACCTGAAGCAATGGAGTATGAGTACGCTGACCAGCTGATAGGGGCCAACGGGGACTACCTGGCTGAGCCTGCAGGGGAGCCGGAGCCCCAGCCCCACTGCAGTGAAAGGAGGCGGCCCGGGCCCCGTGGGAGGACCAAAAGGCCGAGGACCGATGGAGAATTAGAGAGTCACCCACACAAAGTACCAAGTCCACAGGCACAGGTTAAAGGTGAAAGACTCGAGTCTGATACCCCTCCTTCCTGCATTCATATGAACAGCAGGCGCAGTCCTGGCAAGTCTGATGAGCCAGTGACCCAACAAGGGTCTCTGAAAGAGGAGCAGGCCTGTGGAAACTGTGCCTCATGTGTGAGAGATACGCCCAGGCCTCAAACAGACGGACAGCCAGAACAGGAACATGAAGAAAGcactggcagagacagagagaggaaggaagaagagcTGGTGgtggcagaagaagaagaggaagaagcacTAAACCTCAAGACCGGTGGAGACACTGGCAGTCCTCTGGAGAACCGCTATTATGAGTCCAATGAGGTGGCCTATGAGTCTGGTGACATGTCCCTGCCAGGAGAGTATGAAGAGAATGGCCAGGCCATGCTGTGGTCAGACCCAGAGGGTCTCGCCAGGCGAATGCAGATTGACCGGCTGGACATCAACGTACAGATTGATGAGTCTTACTGTGTAGATGTGGGAGAGGGCCTGAAACGCTGGAAGTGCCGCATGTGTGAGAAGTCGTACACATCCAAATACAACCTTGTCACTCATATCCTGGGGCATAATGGAATTAAGCCCCATGAATGTCTACACTGTGGAAAGCTCTTCAAGCAGCCGAGCCACCTACAGACTCACCTGCTCACCCACCAGGGAACCCGACCTCACAAGTGCACTGTTTGTGAGAAGGCCTTCACGCAGACCAGCCACCTCAAGAGGCACATGCTGCAGCATTCAGACGTCAAGCCCTACAGCTGTCGCTTCTGCGGCCGTGGCTTCGCCTACCCCAGCGAGCTGAGGACCCACGAGAACAAACATGAGAACGGCCAGTGCCACGTCTGCACCCAGTGTGGTCTGGAGTTCCCAACCTACGCGCACCTGAAGCGCCACCTGACCAGCCACCAGGGCCCCACCACATACCAGTGTACAGAGTGCCACAAGTCCTTCGCTTACCGCAGCCAGCTCCAGAACCACTTGATGAAGCACCAGAACGTGCGGCCCTACGTTTGCCCCGAGTGTGGCATGGAGTTTGTGCAGATCCACCATCTCCGGCAGCACGCCCTCACTCACAAGGTACTGGCAGCGCACGCCCTCGCACTTAAG ggTATGAAAGAATTCAAGTGTGACGTCTGTGCCAGAGAGTTCACCCTGTCTGCCAACCTGAAGAGACACATGTTGATCCATGCCAGCGTGAGGCCCTTCCAATGCCACGTCTGCTTCAAGACCTTTGTCCAGAAGCAGACCCTAAAAACGCACATGATTGTCCACCTGCCGGTCAAGCCTTTCAAATGCAAG GTGTGCGGAAAGTCGTTCAACAGAATGTACAACCTCCTCGGCCACATGCACCTCCATGCCGGCAGCAAGCCCTTCAAGTGTCCTTACTGCACCAGCAAGTTCAACCTGAAGGGCAACCTCAGCCGGCACATGAAGGTCAAACACGGCATCATGGACGCCTCAATAGACGGACAAG AACCCCCCCAAGAAACAGAAGGCCAGGAGGACTACGAGGAGGAAAGCTTTGAATTCAGCGAGCGAGAAAACCGggctaacaacaacaacacaccagACATTGCTAAACTATCTCAAATGGAGTATTACAGCACCTATGGGAAGGGCGCAGGGCGCTTCAGCACTGCATGA
- the idh2 gene encoding LOW QUALITY PROTEIN: isocitrate dehydrogenase [NADP], mitochondrial (The sequence of the model RefSeq protein was modified relative to this genomic sequence to represent the inferred CDS: deleted 1 base in 1 codon) — translation MAGYLKVLSSLSRSAAAAFSRNPAVLAPAANCQTLQQRNYADKRIKVAQPVVEMDGDEMTRIIWEFIKEKLILSNVDVELKYYDLGLPYRDQTDDQVTIDSALATKKYSVAVKCATITPDEARVEEFGLKKMWKSPNGTIRNILGGTVFREPIICKNIPRLVPGWTQPITIGRHAFGDQYRATDFVVDQPGKFKIIFSPADGSANKEWEVYDFPAGGCGMGMYNTDESITGFAHSCFQYAIAKKWPLYMSTKNTILKAYDGRFKDIFQDIFEKNYKPEFDKLKIWYEHRLIDDMVAQVLKSSGAFVWACKNYDGDVQSDILAQGFGSLGLMTSVLVCPDGKTIEAEAAHGTVTRHYREHQKGRPTSTNPIASIFAWTRGLEHRGKLDGNPDLIKFSQTLERVCVETVESGTMTKDLAGCIHGLRQVSVFVT, via the exons ATGCAGACAAACGCATCAAAGTGGCCCAGCCGGTGGTGGAGATGGACGGAGACGAGATGACCAGGATCATCTGGGAGTTCATCAAAGAAAAG cTCATCCTTTCCAATGTTGACGTTGAGCTGAAGTATTATGACCTGGGTCTGCCGTACCGTGACCAGACTGATGACCAGGTCACCATCGACTCTGCCCTGGCTACTAAGAAGTACAGTGTGGCGGTCAAATGTGCCACCATCACACCCGACGAAGCCAGAGTGGAAG AGTTTGGCCTGAAGAAGATGTGGAAGAGCCCTAATGGAACAATCAGGAACATCCTGGGCGGCACAGTCTTCCGTGAGCCAATCATCTGCAAAAACATTCCCAGGCTTGTACCAGGCTGGACGCAGCCCATCACCATCGGCAGACACGCCTTTGGTGATCAG TACAGAGCAACAGACTTTGTTGTGGATCAGCCGGGCAAATTCAAGATTATCTTCTCACCTGCTGATGGTAGCGCAAACAAGGAATGGGAGGTCTATGACTTTCCTGCTGGTGGCTGTGGAATGGGCATGTACAACACAGATGAG TCTATTACAGGCTTTGCACACAGCTGCTTCCAGTATGCTATTGCCAAGAAGTGGCCCCTGTACATGAGCACAAAGAACACCATTCTTAAAGCCTACGACGGCAGATTTAAAGACATCTTCCAGGATATCTTTGAAAA GAACTACAAACCTGAGTTTGACAAACTGAAGATCTGGTATGAGCACAGGCTTATTGATGATATGGTCGCCCAAGTGCTTAAGTCCTCTGGAGCCTTTGTGTGGGCTTGCAAGAACTACGATGGAGATGTTCAGTCCGATATCCTCGCACAGG GCTTTGGCTCTCTGGGACTGATGACATCAGTTCTT GTGTGCCCCGACGGCAAGACTATTGAGGCTGAGGCTGCCCACGGCACTGTGACCAGGCACTATCGCGAGCACCAGAAG GGAAGGCCGACCAGCACCAACCCCATTGCCAGCATTTTTGCCTGGACCAGAGGCCTGGAGCATCGTGGCAAACTCGATGGCAACCCTGACCTCATTAA GTTTTCCCAGACACTGGAGAGGGTGTGTGTTGAGACTGTTGAGAGTGGTACGATGACCAAGGACCTTGCAGGCTGTATCCATGGCCTTCGCCAAGTAAGTGTATTTGTGACTTAG